A stretch of the uncultured Desulfobacter sp. genome encodes the following:
- a CDS encoding class I SAM-dependent methyltransferase, producing the protein MQTHGFSQLAPVYPLIAQQIVDDYGITEGICLDIGTGPGYVGIELAKITGLEMYFIDDKQDALDKAKKNLSECGLGNTVHFTKADVCDLPFEDGFADLIVSRGSLWFWGDQVKGLQQIHRVLKPGGIAFVGGGLGRYCPPSMRKRLKGKGRKKLEKQGKGNFLKGAGLKALLEKTGLDGCRVISDVEGEEETWIEFRK; encoded by the coding sequence ATGCAGACACATGGGTTTTCGCAGTTGGCACCCGTATATCCCTTGATCGCCCAGCAGATCGTGGATGACTATGGCATTACGGAAGGCATCTGTCTTGATATTGGTACAGGGCCCGGCTATGTGGGCATTGAGCTTGCTAAAATCACCGGTCTGGAAATGTACTTTATAGACGACAAACAGGACGCTTTGGACAAAGCAAAGAAAAACCTTTCAGAGTGCGGTTTGGGAAATACGGTTCATTTTACCAAGGCCGATGTATGCGATCTGCCCTTTGAAGATGGTTTTGCAGATCTCATTGTTAGCCGCGGTTCCCTGTGGTTCTGGGGTGATCAGGTCAAGGGGCTGCAACAGATTCACCGGGTCTTAAAGCCCGGTGGTATAGCATTTGTCGGAGGCGGCTTGGGGCGGTATTGTCCGCCATCCATGCGCAAACGCCTGAAGGGAAAAGGCCGTAAGAAATTGGAAAAACAGGGGAAAGGCAATTTCCTGAAGGGAGCCGGTTTGAAAGCGTTGTTGGAAAAAACGGGATTGGATGGATGCCGGGTAATATCAGACGTAGAGGGTGAAGAAGAGACCTGGATCGAATTTCGAAAATAG
- a CDS encoding iron ABC transporter permease has translation MMIFKKTFVLMPLLLFLLFAAAVISLCLGRYPVTWGDIYDFFTAVLSGQSLAGCRKLQILKNLFIDIRLPRIVAAMLVGSSLSVSGAAFQSMFVNPLVSPGLLGVLAGASFGAAFGMVATSTWFAVQISSVVFGLVAVAAAVGMAAIYRGDRMLMLILGGIISSALFTSLLSVVKYLADPYSHLPAIVYWLMGGFSTIDAKTVWVVCIPMVSGIVILISLANYLNILSMGDEEARCLGVNVRLIRIMMIFPATLISALTVAIGGMIGWVGLVIPHIARMLVGPDNRKLLPASAVIGAVYLLVVDDISRLVFTVEIPIGILTSLVGIPFFALILGKSRKGWN, from the coding sequence ATGATGATATTTAAAAAGACTTTTGTTTTGATGCCGTTGCTTCTGTTTCTTCTTTTTGCCGCAGCGGTTATCTCCCTTTGCCTGGGACGCTATCCCGTCACATGGGGCGACATATATGATTTTTTTACTGCTGTTTTGTCCGGCCAGAGTCTGGCAGGCTGCCGAAAGCTTCAGATTTTGAAAAATCTTTTTATCGATATCCGCTTGCCGCGTATTGTGGCCGCCATGCTGGTGGGATCTTCTCTTTCGGTGTCAGGTGCGGCGTTTCAATCCATGTTTGTCAATCCTCTGGTATCACCGGGCCTTTTAGGGGTACTGGCCGGAGCCTCTTTTGGGGCGGCTTTCGGCATGGTGGCTACCAGCACCTGGTTCGCTGTTCAGATCAGTTCTGTTGTCTTTGGCCTTGTGGCTGTCGCCGCCGCTGTCGGGATGGCGGCGATATACCGTGGGGACCGGATGTTAATGCTGATTTTGGGCGGCATTATCAGCAGTGCGCTGTTTACATCACTTTTGTCAGTGGTGAAATATCTGGCAGATCCCTATAGCCATCTTCCGGCAATTGTTTACTGGCTCATGGGCGGTTTTTCAACCATAGATGCAAAAACCGTCTGGGTCGTATGCATCCCCATGGTGTCGGGCATTGTGATTTTAATTTCCCTTGCAAATTACCTGAACATCTTGAGCATGGGCGATGAAGAGGCCCGTTGCCTGGGGGTGAATGTGCGTTTGATTCGTATAATGATGATTTTTCCGGCCACCTTGATCAGCGCACTGACCGTGGCAATTGGCGGGATGATTGGCTGGGTGGGGCTGGTCATTCCACATATCGCCCGCATGCTTGTGGGGCCGGACAACCGAAAATTATTGCCGGCATCGGCTGTTATCGGTGCTGTTTACCTGCTGGTGGTGGATGACATTTCAAGGCTTGTCTTCACTGTGGAAATTCCCATTGGCATCCTGACATCCCTGGTGGGAATTCCCTTTTTCGCCCTTATTCTGGGAAAATCAAGGAAAGGTTGGAATTAA
- a CDS encoding TonB-dependent receptor: MVKNTMHLLIKRMILMIVVIVMVPVACFSEEETVYQLPETVVKGAFEEEDFIGPLFTETSTKTKVTEKGINALGPSSTMSVHKAISLIPSVNQQSVDPSGLADISNYHESFRFRGVEATGGGNPSTPVNVEGVPVSGRPGGGVTIYDMENFDTISIYKGGVPADQGFGLTNIGGKIDMEVKRPVDEFNFKFKQVMGSEDFRRTFLRLDTGKFSTETNGFISYSNTSADKWKGEGESDRDNAMIGLSQKIGSKLKIEAFSIYNNSDVNTYRTLSYTQAESLSDNHDFDFTNDKNDYFYYGYNKAEFEDYNVFGKIEYRFDDNSTLLFKPFYWNDQGSYMETITMKNGNNRIREWDIDHDMSGFLSQYSTRIQSVDLTVGFFNLQQERPGPPTSWKLYKVSSGELVFDKWQALSDSSKHRQNTPFISGKYAKGRFTLQGGVKYLRYTMPSITTYNTTGIGDVSYETALAMATSIDEDACADSRDFNKLLPNIGVNYKINEDLSTYVSYGRNYGMSVSLYPYFISQKQAFYAKGITLQDLWDKQELETVDNFDIGLRYITDKLYVVPTLYYARHKNKAATYYDPSLEVSYPSTNAEAEAYGFELEAGALVSENLSLYGSFSYNRFFFTQDIFNSDGSVNAVDGDQVPDAPEFLCKAIASYRIGKFVLSPIVKYTSSRYGDIEHDEKIDGAVIFDFDLTYKVGAVPKMKIKNLDFSLTVNNIFDKEYISIINTTDYKTLGSTYQTGAPFTVFASASVTF, encoded by the coding sequence ATGGTAAAAAATACAATGCATCTTTTGATAAAGCGCATGATTTTGATGATAGTGGTTATTGTGATGGTTCCGGTTGCCTGCTTTTCCGAAGAAGAAACCGTTTATCAACTTCCCGAGACGGTTGTAAAGGGCGCGTTTGAGGAAGAGGACTTTATAGGTCCGCTGTTCACCGAGACCAGCACAAAAACAAAGGTTACAGAAAAGGGAATCAATGCCCTGGGACCTTCTTCCACCATGTCCGTTCATAAAGCCATAAGCCTAATTCCGTCCGTAAATCAACAAAGTGTGGATCCAAGCGGGCTTGCCGATATCAGCAATTATCATGAATCTTTCAGATTCAGAGGAGTTGAAGCCACAGGCGGCGGAAATCCTTCAACCCCTGTCAATGTGGAAGGTGTCCCTGTGAGCGGCAGACCCGGGGGTGGGGTAACCATATATGACATGGAAAATTTTGATACAATATCCATCTACAAAGGTGGTGTGCCGGCGGACCAGGGCTTTGGCCTGACAAATATCGGCGGAAAAATCGACATGGAAGTAAAAAGGCCTGTTGATGAATTTAATTTTAAGTTCAAACAGGTGATGGGAAGCGAAGATTTCAGGCGGACTTTTCTTCGCCTTGATACAGGCAAATTTTCAACTGAAACCAACGGCTTTATCTCATACTCCAACACCAGTGCCGATAAGTGGAAAGGAGAAGGGGAGTCTGACCGGGACAACGCAATGATTGGGCTGTCGCAAAAAATCGGCAGCAAACTGAAGATAGAAGCGTTTTCAATCTACAATAATTCCGATGTAAATACCTACAGAACCCTGAGTTATACCCAGGCAGAGTCTTTAAGCGACAATCATGATTTTGATTTTACCAATGATAAAAACGACTATTTTTATTACGGGTATAACAAGGCCGAGTTTGAGGATTATAACGTTTTCGGCAAGATTGAATACCGTTTTGATGATAATTCCACGTTGCTGTTTAAGCCGTTCTACTGGAATGACCAGGGCAGTTACATGGAAACAATAACAATGAAAAACGGGAATAACCGCATCAGAGAATGGGATATTGATCATGACATGAGCGGGTTTTTAAGCCAGTATTCAACCCGTATACAATCCGTTGACCTGACGGTCGGTTTTTTTAATCTTCAGCAGGAGAGGCCGGGTCCGCCAACTTCATGGAAATTATATAAAGTGTCTTCCGGTGAACTTGTATTCGACAAATGGCAGGCCCTGTCCGACAGCTCCAAGCACCGCCAGAACACCCCCTTTATTTCGGGCAAATATGCCAAAGGACGATTTACACTCCAAGGCGGCGTAAAATATCTCAGATATACCATGCCTTCCATAACGACCTATAATACAACCGGCATCGGCGATGTCAGTTATGAAACTGCGCTTGCCATGGCCACATCCATTGATGAGGATGCCTGTGCGGATTCCAGGGATTTCAACAAGTTGCTTCCCAACATAGGGGTCAATTACAAGATCAATGAGGATCTTAGTACCTATGTCTCCTATGGCAGAAACTATGGCATGAGTGTAAGTCTTTATCCCTATTTTATTTCCCAGAAACAAGCCTTTTATGCAAAAGGGATTACCCTGCAGGATCTATGGGATAAACAGGAACTGGAAACCGTTGATAATTTCGACATTGGATTAAGATACATTACAGACAAACTGTATGTGGTGCCCACGCTTTATTACGCCCGCCATAAAAATAAAGCCGCAACCTACTATGACCCTTCCCTGGAGGTTTCATATCCATCCACCAACGCAGAGGCCGAAGCATACGGATTTGAATTGGAGGCCGGGGCATTGGTATCCGAAAATTTGTCCCTTTACGGATCCTTTTCCTATAACCGGTTCTTTTTTACACAAGATATTTTTAACAGCGACGGCTCCGTTAATGCTGTTGACGGGGATCAGGTTCCCGATGCACCGGAATTTTTATGCAAGGCAATTGCAAGCTACCGCATAGGTAAATTTGTTCTTTCGCCGATTGTTAAATACACGTCCAGCAGGTACGGGGACATTGAACACGATGAGAAAATTGACGGTGCCGTGATATTTGACTTTGATTTGACCTATAAGGTTGGTGCTGTCCCTAAGATGAAAATCAAAAATCTTGATTTCTCTTTGACGGTCAATAATATTTTTGACAAGGAATATATCAGTATAATCAATACCACTGACTACAAAACACTTGGTTCAACCTACCAAACCGGCGCGCCTTTTACGGTTTTTGCGTCTGCTTCTGTTACTTTCTAA
- a CDS encoding GTP-binding protein, translated as MALRFVIVAGPPSSGKTSVMMRVIRHLQQDKLRVSACKIDCLETSDDSRYRNLGIPVCVGLSDYICPDHFYVANLEEVWDWAENQNTDVLILETAGLCHRCAPAVQGCLTVCVVDNLVGLDTPKKIGPMLSTADMIVITKGDVVSQAEREVFGHQVACVNNKARVIHVNGLNGQGALRLKREILEIAPLQSITGSKLKYPMPAAICSYCAGETIVGSAYQMGNVKKIDFGETQ; from the coding sequence TTGGCACTAAGATTTGTTATTGTTGCCGGCCCGCCATCCTCCGGAAAAACATCCGTTATGATGCGGGTTATCCGCCATCTCCAGCAGGACAAGCTGCGGGTGTCAGCATGCAAGATTGATTGTCTTGAAACTTCAGATGACTCGCGTTACCGAAATCTGGGCATACCGGTTTGTGTTGGGCTGAGCGACTACATTTGCCCGGATCATTTTTATGTGGCTAACCTGGAAGAGGTGTGGGATTGGGCGGAAAATCAAAACACCGATGTGCTGATTCTTGAAACCGCAGGGCTGTGCCACCGATGTGCCCCTGCGGTTCAAGGTTGTTTGACCGTATGCGTAGTGGATAATCTGGTGGGGCTTGATACACCTAAAAAAATCGGCCCCATGCTGAGTACGGCGGATATGATTGTCATAACCAAAGGTGATGTTGTCTCACAGGCGGAAAGGGAGGTCTTCGGGCATCAGGTGGCATGTGTGAACAATAAAGCCCGGGTCATTCATGTCAACGGCCTGAATGGCCAGGGGGCTCTTAGGCTAAAAAGAGAAATTTTGGAAATAGCCCCCCTGCAAAGTATTACCGGGTCAAAATTGAAATACCCCATGCCGGCTGCCATCTGTTCCTATTGCGCCGGTGAGACCATTGTTGGAAGTGCCTACCAGATGGGTAACGTCAAAAAAATTGATTTTGGTGAGACCCAATGA
- a CDS encoding ABC transporter substrate-binding protein produces the protein MARILLHCPLNISRSLVQMMEEFCREFTEKHNIEVTIDTQPHRPSEKSLFEACVEKDEMPDLTVGHVDDFADLPPGFLAEHFKAIPGRFPIRKELADMGWTDNNGYFHPFVVIPFAMFYNQNILKGNDIPRLWEDLLDQRWAGKILMPDEFRIVSLVVKAFMKTDFPEIFDGANTNFVHLGTPMEVITAVDEGRYPIGITNIAFARISKQKNTRIIWPADGLFCMPQVMVWGRKAPEPLFEIGDFLMSPKVQNYLSLQSFVPAAPDIPMHELVTDNQCNLRWKGWDSFLAALKGRRAAA, from the coding sequence ATGGCAAGAATTTTGCTCCACTGCCCACTTAACATCAGCCGGTCTTTAGTTCAGATGATGGAAGAATTTTGCCGGGAATTTACAGAGAAACACAACATTGAGGTGACCATTGACACCCAGCCCCACCGTCCTTCGGAAAAGAGTCTGTTTGAGGCCTGTGTGGAAAAAGATGAGATGCCCGATTTAACGGTGGGACATGTCGATGATTTTGCCGACTTGCCTCCGGGTTTTCTGGCCGAGCATTTCAAAGCCATTCCCGGCCGGTTTCCCATAAGAAAAGAACTGGCAGATATGGGCTGGACCGATAACAATGGCTATTTTCATCCGTTTGTGGTCATCCCCTTTGCCATGTTTTACAACCAGAACATCCTTAAGGGAAACGATATCCCACGGTTGTGGGAGGACTTGCTTGATCAGCGGTGGGCGGGCAAAATTCTTATGCCCGATGAATTCCGCATTGTATCTCTTGTTGTAAAGGCGTTCATGAAAACGGATTTCCCCGAAATTTTCGATGGGGCGAATACAAACTTCGTTCATCTGGGGACGCCTATGGAAGTCATCACTGCTGTGGACGAGGGCCGCTATCCGATCGGTATCACCAATATTGCCTTTGCACGCATTTCCAAACAGAAAAATACCCGTATCATATGGCCGGCAGATGGTCTTTTTTGCATGCCCCAGGTCATGGTTTGGGGACGTAAAGCCCCGGAGCCGCTGTTTGAAATCGGAGATTTTCTGATGTCCCCGAAGGTTCAGAACTACCTTTCCCTTCAAAGTTTTGTTCCGGCAGCACCGGATATCCCCATGCATGAACTTGTAACGGACAACCAATGCAATTTGCGCTGGAAAGGATGGGACTCTTTTCTGGCGGCATTAAAGGGAAGACGGGCAGCAGCTTGA
- a CDS encoding ABC transporter ATP-binding protein, whose product MSFICIDHVTYGYGEKAVLNDINLTLKKGEVVSLLGPNGSGKTTLLKVLLGLCRPQKGEVRLEGSPVRHINAKALARRVAYVPQTHKISFAYRVIDVVLMGRMPHKPFFFRYSKQDENEALKALEQLSIAHLKDRPYTEVSGGERQMTLIARALAQGADILVMDEPVSGLDYGNQIRLLAQIATLADNGYTFIKTTHFPEHAVWISDRVVMLKKGRVLANGDAPEVVNEENLYLLYNTDIGMADLDEGLRVCVPRTMLGHVNKKKPADSFNCFTPNPLRQVYLTH is encoded by the coding sequence ATGAGTTTTATATGCATTGATCATGTCACCTATGGATATGGTGAAAAGGCGGTTTTAAACGACATCAACCTAACCTTGAAAAAAGGTGAAGTTGTATCGCTGCTGGGACCCAACGGGAGCGGCAAGACCACGCTTTTGAAGGTCTTGCTGGGGCTTTGCCGTCCCCAAAAAGGAGAGGTGCGTCTTGAAGGGAGCCCAGTCCGGCACATTAACGCCAAGGCCCTGGCCCGGCGGGTCGCTTATGTGCCCCAGACCCACAAAATATCCTTTGCCTACCGGGTGATCGACGTGGTGCTCATGGGCAGAATGCCCCATAAGCCCTTTTTTTTCAGGTATTCAAAACAGGATGAGAACGAGGCACTTAAGGCGCTGGAGCAGCTTTCCATTGCCCATCTCAAGGACCGGCCCTATACCGAGGTGAGCGGCGGAGAGCGCCAGATGACCCTGATCGCCCGTGCCCTTGCCCAGGGGGCTGATATCCTTGTGATGGATGAACCTGTCAGCGGACTGGATTACGGCAATCAGATCCGCCTTTTGGCGCAGATCGCCACGCTGGCGGATAACGGCTACACCTTTATCAAAACCACCCACTTTCCCGAACATGCCGTCTGGATATCGGACCGGGTGGTCATGCTCAAAAAAGGTCGGGTCCTGGCAAACGGCGATGCCCCTGAGGTCGTCAATGAGGAAAATCTGTATCTTCTTTACAATACGGATATCGGCATGGCGGATCTTGATGAAGGCCTCAGGGTCTGTGTGCCCCGGACGATGCTCGGCCACGTTAACAAAAAAAAGCCGGCGGATTCTTTTAATTGTTTTACCCCAAATCCTTTGAGACAGGTTTATTTAACTCATTAG
- a CDS encoding ABC transporter substrate-binding protein: MHGRKVEVPDEIHTVFGTSPPVSYMLYAIAPELVAGLNFPFREKEKQYLPARLQTLPVVGGWFGQGRKPNLETLMQVNPDVILAWYMKNSPVSRKAEEMLVPMGFRLVYISLDKLEDYPETFRFLGRLLHREKRAAALADYAQETIDRIKAVRDAIPESDKVSVYYAEGMDGLSTECDASVHAELLALCGGKNVHICPSRTIYGMEKVSIEQVMRYAPDVIVTYEHGFYDAIFHDPRWRNIPAVQNKRVYQIPNASLNWFDRPPSFMRLLGARWLLNKLYPEKYDVDIVDEIRKFYSLFLNVSLNRKAAAEIIEP, translated from the coding sequence ATGCATGGTCGAAAGGTTGAGGTACCTGATGAGATCCATACGGTATTTGGCACCAGCCCCCCTGTCTCCTATATGCTTTATGCCATTGCCCCGGAACTGGTTGCAGGCCTTAATTTCCCCTTCAGGGAAAAAGAGAAACAATATCTGCCGGCCCGTTTGCAAACGCTTCCGGTGGTCGGTGGATGGTTTGGCCAAGGACGCAAGCCCAACCTGGAAACACTGATGCAGGTCAATCCCGATGTTATTCTGGCATGGTATATGAAAAATTCTCCTGTCAGCCGTAAAGCAGAAGAGATGCTGGTTCCCATGGGGTTTAGGTTGGTTTACATCTCTTTGGACAAACTGGAAGACTATCCCGAAACCTTCCGGTTTCTGGGACGACTGCTTCACCGCGAAAAACGGGCAGCCGCACTTGCAGACTATGCACAAGAAACCATAGATAGGATCAAGGCCGTACGAGACGCCATACCTGAATCTGATAAGGTATCTGTTTACTATGCCGAAGGCATGGACGGCCTGAGTACAGAGTGTGACGCTTCTGTTCATGCCGAGCTTCTCGCCCTATGTGGTGGAAAAAATGTCCATATCTGCCCATCCCGGACCATTTACGGCATGGAAAAGGTTTCCATAGAACAGGTAATGCGTTACGCCCCGGATGTGATCGTCACCTATGAACACGGTTTTTATGACGCAATATTTCACGATCCGCGATGGCGAAATATTCCTGCGGTCCAAAACAAGCGGGTTTACCAGATTCCTAATGCTTCTCTTAACTGGTTTGACCGTCCCCCTTCCTTTATGAGGCTTCTGGGAGCCAGATGGTTGCTCAACAAGTTATATCCTGAAAAATATGATGTAGATATTGTGGATGAAATTCGAAAATTTTACAGCCTTTTTTTAAATGTGTCCCTGAATCGGAAAGCCGCCGCGGAAATTATAGAACCGTAA
- a CDS encoding ATP-binding cassette domain-containing protein encodes MKLKKISVLGGQDKDSNPENIRRVDIQPGEVVAVVGPTGSGKTQLISDIEQYTDRQPPTRRTILINDLETGSDGPDKSFRHLMAEVSQKMNFVIDSSVEAFLCRHAKVRGIENIDRIVADVLELTNELAGEPISLTDNLTLLSGGQARALMVADVALISNAPVVLIDEIENAGIDRLKALKILKGQGKIVLVVTHDLTLTLMADRRIVMKNGGMCKLHRLTREEMRIANELIAIEADISKLRDLVRSGDSIEQSKNNKEKRVLWQEFCSTAHLTSAGL; translated from the coding sequence ATGAAACTGAAGAAGATAAGTGTCTTGGGAGGACAGGATAAGGATTCAAACCCCGAAAACATCCGGCGCGTGGATATTCAGCCTGGAGAGGTCGTTGCCGTTGTGGGCCCTACCGGATCAGGAAAGACCCAGCTGATCTCCGATATTGAACAATATACGGACAGGCAGCCCCCCACAAGACGCACCATCCTGATAAACGACCTTGAAACGGGCAGCGATGGTCCGGATAAAAGTTTCAGGCACCTGATGGCAGAGGTCTCTCAGAAAATGAACTTCGTGATTGATTCCTCTGTGGAAGCGTTTTTATGCAGGCACGCCAAGGTGCGCGGCATTGAAAATATTGACCGGATTGTTGCCGATGTGCTTGAGCTGACCAATGAACTGGCCGGCGAGCCCATATCCTTGACGGACAATCTGACCCTGTTGAGCGGTGGGCAGGCCCGGGCACTGATGGTGGCGGATGTCGCGCTTATCAGCAACGCGCCTGTCGTGCTGATTGATGAAATCGAAAATGCCGGTATCGACAGGCTTAAGGCCCTTAAAATTTTGAAAGGGCAGGGCAAGATTGTACTGGTTGTGACCCATGATTTGACGCTGACTTTGATGGCTGATCGCAGAATCGTCATGAAAAACGGAGGCATGTGCAAACTTCACCGGTTAACCCGGGAAGAGATGAGGATTGCCAACGAGTTAATCGCCATTGAAGCGGATATTTCCAAGTTGCGTGATTTGGTCAGAAGCGGTGATTCCATTGAACAATCAAAAAACAATAAGGAGAAAAGGGTCCTATGGCAAGAATTTTGCTCCACTGCCCACTTAACATCAGCCGGTCTTTAG
- a CDS encoding TonB-dependent receptor, with amino-acid sequence MMKKILAITCICFALFMPENAVSEETGTHENDSKIEDMVVTATMTERIIKDAPGSVEVVTEQEIFEMGADTVAQALEEATGLFMTTETGRMMRPSIRGTGNKHTLVLIDGRRMTPGFKDLTGLEQIPVDMVDHIEVVRGPASALYGSDAIGGVVNIITKKPSKTLTMGATAKYGRDTYGDGEESVGSAYVGNSMGRFGFLLAGSYRDKNGYDMDGVTPDDGDDIDMKSAGGRFSYQLNEDHELLAGFEAVDRNFNGLRDLQNLDRERDTDDHRLNCFLEYDGKITPESSLMLRANHSRHENEITVDPPTSEIVGSIGDESNAERTLDQLEGRFTSRIFEKHVLTMGTDYIKERREDDDALDDYVETYSIYAQDEYQIFEPLYMALSARWDHYSDFGSELTPRLSMTYAILDNLRLKGAWGMGFRAPGFLELYIPTYMRQGKVIYEPNAGLDPESSQSYEIGIQGEYKKFQVAVTWFKTDIEDMIEPVFYTSTGSGKKKKDYYQYQNIAEASIWGVEFECSLELPAGFTLSGNLAYLDTEDKTTGEKLEGRPDYKGSVKLAYAYQPWGIRANVRVTYVGERYYADEDADSMTIVDAYVSKDVTDRFQLFVGVDNLFNSGKDNYEAPEFFYCGIRFSY; translated from the coding sequence ATGATGAAGAAAATATTGGCTATTACTTGTATCTGTTTTGCTCTGTTTATGCCGGAAAATGCGGTATCCGAAGAAACCGGGACCCATGAAAATGATTCTAAAATTGAAGACATGGTTGTCACGGCAACGATGACGGAAAGAATAATAAAGGACGCGCCGGGGTCGGTGGAGGTGGTCACGGAACAGGAGATCTTTGAAATGGGTGCGGACACCGTTGCCCAAGCCCTTGAAGAGGCAACAGGACTTTTTATGACCACGGAAACCGGGCGTATGATGCGGCCCAGTATTCGTGGTACGGGTAACAAACACACCCTGGTGTTGATAGACGGGCGGCGGATGACGCCCGGATTCAAGGATCTGACGGGACTTGAGCAGATTCCCGTGGATATGGTCGACCATATAGAGGTGGTTCGCGGCCCTGCATCGGCGCTTTACGGCAGTGATGCCATCGGCGGGGTGGTTAACATCATCACGAAGAAACCTTCAAAAACTTTAACCATGGGCGCAACGGCCAAATACGGCCGGGATACATATGGCGATGGAGAAGAATCTGTCGGCAGTGCATATGTGGGCAACTCAATGGGGCGGTTCGGGTTCCTGCTGGCCGGAAGTTACCGGGATAAGAACGGGTATGACATGGACGGTGTTACCCCGGATGACGGTGATGACATTGATATGAAATCTGCCGGTGGCCGGTTTTCATATCAACTCAATGAAGACCACGAGCTTCTGGCAGGCTTCGAGGCGGTTGATCGAAATTTCAACGGGTTGAGAGACCTGCAGAATCTTGACCGGGAACGGGATACAGACGACCACAGGCTGAACTGTTTTCTGGAATATGATGGAAAAATCACCCCTGAATCCTCCCTGATGCTGCGGGCAAATCATTCCCGGCATGAAAATGAGATTACGGTTGATCCGCCGACTTCTGAAATTGTCGGAAGCATTGGAGACGAATCCAATGCAGAACGGACGCTGGACCAGCTGGAAGGCCGGTTTACCTCCCGGATTTTCGAAAAACATGTGCTGACCATGGGCACCGACTACATAAAGGAAAGACGGGAGGATGATGATGCGCTTGACGATTATGTGGAAACCTACAGCATCTATGCCCAGGATGAGTACCAGATTTTTGAGCCGCTTTACATGGCATTGAGTGCACGCTGGGATCATTACTCTGATTTCGGATCGGAATTGACGCCCAGACTTTCCATGACCTATGCCATTCTGGATAACTTGAGATTAAAAGGGGCATGGGGCATGGGATTCAGGGCGCCGGGGTTTCTTGAACTCTATATCCCTACCTATATGAGGCAGGGCAAGGTAATCTACGAACCCAATGCCGGTCTCGACCCTGAATCATCGCAGAGTTATGAAATCGGCATCCAGGGTGAGTACAAAAAATTCCAGGTCGCCGTCACCTGGTTTAAAACCGATATCGAAGACATGATCGAACCTGTCTTCTACACCTCAACCGGCTCCGGAAAAAAGAAAAAAGACTATTACCAATACCAGAATATTGCTGAAGCCTCCATATGGGGTGTTGAGTTTGAATGCAGCCTTGAACTGCCTGCGGGATTTACTTTATCCGGCAATCTGGCCTATCTGGATACCGAAGACAAAACCACCGGTGAAAAATTGGAAGGCCGTCCGGATTACAAGGGTTCTGTAAAACTTGCCTATGCATACCAGCCTTGGGGGATTCGTGCCAATGTCCGTGTGACCTATGTCGGTGAACGTTACTATGCAGATGAAGATGCGGACAGCATGACCATAGTCGACGCTTATGTGTCCAAGGATGTAACAGACCGTTTTCAACTTTTTGTCGGGGTGGATAATCTTTTTAACTCCGGAAAAGACAATTATGAGGCACCGGAGTTCTTTTATTGCGGGATTAGATTCAGCTACTAA
- a CDS encoding TOBE domain-containing protein yields the protein MTLSARNVIKGTVKEVKKGQVMAEAVIEVAPGVEIASAITTNSVEKLGIEAGKEVTVVIKATSVMLDA from the coding sequence ATGACATTGAGCGCAAGAAATGTAATTAAGGGTACTGTTAAAGAAGTTAAAAAGGGCCAGGTCATGGCTGAGGCCGTCATTGAGGTGGCACCCGGCGTAGAGATTGCATCTGCCATCACAACCAATTCAGTGGAAAAACTGGGAATTGAAGCAGGAAAAGAAGTGACTGTTGTAATTAAGGCAACCAGCGTTATGTTGGATGCCTGA